Within the Phoenix dactylifera cultivar Barhee BC4 unplaced genomic scaffold, palm_55x_up_171113_PBpolish2nd_filt_p 000872F, whole genome shotgun sequence genome, the region CGGCAGGAGCAGCGGACCCGGCTGGTGCAATCTCAGAGACTCTTTGATCACCAACTTCATGTAATGGAATTCATTGATATCTTCCACCTCGATCCTGGCCTTCCCCTTCAAAGCTTGCCTCAACTCTGCTTGGACCTTCTCCATTATTTCGGGGTGTCTCATTAACTCTGCCATCGTCCAGTCCAGCGTCGTCGCTGATGTCTCAGTCCCTCCCCCGAACATATCCTACAAATAATGGAAAGATAGGTACTTGAATCAATATGTATTGCCATgccttttacttatttatttattcatttttataGAACAAGCTAGATGCATAGTTAGGCATACTGACCATGATTACGGCCTTGATGCTGGTGAGCGGGAGGGGGAACTCAAGTCCACCATTTTCTTTTAGCTCTAAGAGAACATCGACAAGATCTTCCCCTTGTTGCTGTTCCTCGTTGCTGCTATTTTTGGTTGCTCTCTTCTCTTCATGCTCCTTGATGATCTCCCCGAGGATCTCATCCATCTCCCTGTGACATTTTTTTAACGTCGAGCTCACTCCACTGAGAGTGTCAATAAAGGTTAACGAGGGGAATAGATCAGCTACGCTAAATCCGGAGAGGAATTCAAGGAGTTTCTTCAATGCTGAGATGAATCTCGGCCCATGCTTGCATTTTGTACCAAATGCCACCATCGAGGTCATAGTATTGGATGACAGGAGAAACATCTCACTGAGATTAACTGGGGAATTGTTCATCGTGGAGATATATCCCACTAGGTTGGACATCACCTCTTGTCGATGTGTGCTGAAGGACTTGACACGCTTGGCACTCAGTAGTTCGATAACGCATATCTTCCGCAGCTGCCGCCAGTAGCTACCGTAGGGCGCGAAGACGATGTCAGTGCCGTCATAGAACGCCTTGGAAGCTAGTATTTTGTCCCGCGACGCGAAGATGAGATCGTGGGTCTTCAGAATCTCTCTTGCCATCTCCGGGGAGGAGACGATAATGTGATCGACTTGTCCGAGCCTGAGGTGCATGAGAGGGCCATGCCGCCGCGACAGCTCACGGAGGGCACGGTGAGGGAGAGCTCCGAGCAAGTGGTGGAGGTGACCTATGATAGGGAGCTTCCATGGGCTCGGAGGCAGATTTCGTGTTGCTGTGGATTTGGTCAACTTTATCACTATGAGTACAAAGAGGAGGAAGGCGGAAAGGAAGGGTAAGGAAGGGAGCTGGAGTTCCATGGCTGGTGCTCTGATGCGTTTGAGTGTAATGTGCTCTGATGCTCTTCTTAATTTATAGGGGGCATACGATTCTAGTGTCGTaattctttttgtttcttttttttgaagataAAGGAGGCTGTAAAAATAAAAGGAGTAAtatcatacatgttgttttgatTCGCCACCATTGTTCCACGGAAGTGACGGAGAGCCACGAGACTAAATTATAGCAGTACTGAAAGTGATGGTCAAGTTTTTCTTCTAGTGAGACGAAAAAATGATCAAGGTTTGATGGGAAAAATAATGATACGGTTGTTTAAGTGAAAGTCGAAGCGATTATTGAAGACTATGAAGCTTCAAAATTTCCGCAGACGATATTGACTTTTGTtcttattcttgattttttacGCCTTCGTATGGCTGTGGTTCGTTTTGCTGGTTACGTTTGACGGCGACTTTACGTTGTCATTTGAGTGGCTTTTGGACTTTTGGGTGGGGCAATGGGGAGGTTAGACCAAATAGATCCGCTAGTTGCCTAGATGGACCAAACGGTCGCTAGCAGGGTGCGGTGGTATCAGATTTCAAGTTGGAAAAGCTTGCTTCTAATTATCGTTGTGTGTGTTGGGACGGCTGCTAGTGCCGGTTCCTGGATGCTGTTTGGGTGTCAGTATATAATATTCCTTGGAAAAATGAGTCAAAAAaaggatgctttttttttttcccttgtccctttcttttcttctccttggcacagtttttttatgatttttctaataagtttttcaaaaaaaagaaagaaaaaaaactttctcTCTGGATTTGCTTAAGAATAAGATctcaaaaaatttcataaagagaTAATCGTTCAGGCGGTCCtacagttttatttttttttctttttttttggatcacggGCTCCATGAAGGTCAGGGTTAGTTTTTTCGTTGAATTTTCTATCTTCATTTGTATCTTCCCCTCACCTTCAGTCAAagattagattcattcaaaggaGAGACTAGTAAAGTTTGACTCCAAAATTTCCACTTGCCAGCTTTGATCAGTTTCTCATTGATAGGAATGTGGCCAAGTCTGGGGTGTAAcaatcaaaagaagaatatatTACCGTTAGCCATGCTTTTTAGCTCCGTGTATTTAGAATCTAGGGCCTTGTGTTCTTGACCGTAACAAAAGAGGGGTTGAATAAGGTGACAGGAGACTCGACAATAGAGGGAGGCGGGGGGCAGCCACGGGTTTTGATGAGATTTGGTTTTCAACGACGCGCATAAGCGTCGTCTTATTCCAAGTCTACGAAGATGCTAATAAACGTCATAATTAGCCGACGCTTTTTGCAAGCGTCGGCTATTTTTGGCGGTAAGTCggaaattgccgacgcttagaacaagcgtcggcaaaaaagcgtcgttaaaatccaTATTTTTTTAGTGATATTACCGTTAGCCATGCCTTTTAGCTCCGTGTATTTAGAATCTAGGGCCTCATGTTCTTGACCACGAAAGAGAGGTTCAATGATGTGACAAGAGAAAGTAAGCAGCAATTATAGTGTAGGACCAACTGATAAAGGAAAGAAAGCCATTATTGATTTTGTTGCGCTTAAAATTGGCAACGTGCGTGCAGTTCAGTCTGAACTCTGAACTCTGAACTCTGAAGCATACTTGTCTACCTGTTTATTCAATCTATTTGGAAAGTAGGTGATTGGTAGCTACTTGAGCTGATTTTGAGTATTCCAAAACTAATGTTCTAGGTTGAACCTTGACTAATGTTACCCACGAACCATGGGTCATGGTGTATGAGCAAGAGTTTAGACCAAATAGATCCCCTAGTTGCTTAGAAGAACCATACAATCGCTAAGAGTTTAGACCAAATAGATCCTCTAGTGCCGGGTCTTAGGGGTTGTTAGAGTTTCAGTATAAAATACTACTAGGATAAGGTGTGTCAATGGTGTGGAGAGCCTTACTATGGATAGCCTAGTCACAACCAAGAATGTGATGCTATGCAGAGCCTTACCTTGGGCAGAAATTTGGTACTGTGGTTTATCGACCACGGGTTAGAGCATGGCCGTGGTGTTGCGCCCCAAGCGTAGAGCACAACAAATGCCGCACGCTAGCATGGCGGACTGTGCAGGCATGCAAGGctgcagatcatatcaaagcaatgataaatttctaaatttatttttcaataatttattCAAAGCAAACTTCTAAGTTTCAAAATACTATATATCAACATAAATTAATCAAATATTCTAACTAGTAcatctaaaatgccaataactaaAATAATCATCGGAAAATCTAGTGCACTCCGTAAGTCCCGAGTGATCAGGCGTTTATACATCTGgatatgaaaaacaaaaaaa harbors:
- the LOC120107459 gene encoding premnaspirodiene oxygenase-like gives rise to the protein MELQLPSLPFLSAFLLFVLIVIKLTKSTATRNLPPSPWKLPIIGHLHHLLGALPHRALRELSRRHGPLMHLRLGQVDHIIVSSPEMAREILKTHDLIFASRDKILASKAFYDGTDIVFAPYGSYWRQLRKICVIELLSAKRVKSFSTHRQEVMSNLVGYISTMNNSPVNLSEMFLLSSNTMTSMVAFGTKCKHGPRFISALKKLLEFLSGFSVADLFPSLTFIDTLSGVSSTLKKCHREMDEILGEIIKEHEEKRATKNSSNEEQQQGEDLVDVLLELKENGGLEFPLPLTSIKAVIMDMFGGGTETSATTLDWTMAELMRHPEIMEKVQAELRQALKGKARIEVEDINEFHYMKLVIKESLRLHQPGPLLLPRVCRETCQVDGYNIPAGSRIIVNAWAVARDPRYWEEPESFRPERFDGSSVDYKGGNFEYMPFGAGRRICPAISFGMAQVEMALANLLYFFDWKLPNGMGPNDLDMTESFGVAVGLKSPLWLIATPYVPI